In Candidatus Latescibacter sp., the genomic window TGTGGTGTACGGATTATCCGGCGACAAGGAGGCCGGCGACGCAGCCGCCCGTGCTCTGGTGCAGATGGCGAAGTGGCCCTCTTTCGTCCATCCCCATATCCTGAACCAGGGGCAATTCACCTACTGGCCTGTAGGACAGATACTGAGCGATCTGGCGATCGGTTACGATATGGTCTCCGACCGATTCACTCCGGAGGAGCGCAAAATAGTGGCCCAGGCGCTCTTTTCCAAGGGAGTGACCGAAGTATTCAAGGAATATGTGCGGGACAACCGTGTTTCCTCCTTCACTTCCAACTGGATCGGCGATGTCACCGGCGGAGGGATACTCTGCGCCCTTGCCATCATGAATGAATTCAAAGATGAGGATCTGGAGCCGTATTTAACAGGCATGCTCCTCAAGATGGGACGACTCATCGATACCGGATTCGACAGAGACGGCGATTATGGCGAGGGTTATTCGTATCTGAACCATGCTCTGGAAAATATCAATCAGGCCGCTCCCGCTCTGGAGCGCACTTTCGGGGTCGCTTTCTCGGAGAAGCTGGCGAACTGTTTCCGGTTTTTGCCGTATCAGATCGATCCCAGGACGCGGCAATTGTATGATTTCGGAGATACGAGCGAGCGCCTGGCAGGGATGTCAAATTTCGCATACATCCAGGCCAAATACCATGATCCTCTCCTCGCATGGCTTTACAATATGGCGCCCGGAACGCGGGATGTCGATCTCTTCCTCGCCGACAGTATCGTTCAGGCGAAAGGACCTGATGAGTTGCCAAAAACTGTCCTGTTCAGGGACACGGGAACAGCGATATTCCGCAGCGGATTTTCCCATGAAGATTTCTCGTTTGTATTCCGGTGCGGGCCGTTTTACAATCACCAGCATTTCGATCAGGGAGGGTTTTTCCTTTCCGATAAGGGCGAGAATTTTCTGGTCGAAGCCGGGAGGACCGATTACTATTCCGATCCCTGGTATCAGAAACTCTTCATTCAGGCCGGCGGGCATAACTGCATACTGATCGACGACAACCCCGAAAGCCAGCGCGCCGGGGATTTTCTCAAGGATGTCCCCGCTTGGAAAAATCATGCCGCAATCACCGACTTCCTGGTTTTCGAGGGAGGCGCCTGCGCATCCGGGAAACTCGACCCTCTCTACAAGGGCAAGATCGGGAACCTCCGCCGTACCGTGCTCTTTCTCGCTCCACAGACAATTGTGCTTCTGGATGAGGCAGACAGCCCCCGTGACGCCCGGACAATCGATCTCCGGTTCCATGCCCCCCGCAAGGAGGATATCGTTGTCGAAGGCCGCGATGCATATGTGAAACGTCCGGGCGGGACCCTTTCCATCCATACGGTGTTGCCTTCTCAGTACCGGGCCGAAGTCCGAAAACGCCCGCTGAGCATCTCCGAATTCGGAAGCGAGAATGCCATCACCATGAAAGCAAGGGGATATCTCCAGCTTTCCGCCGATCTGGGGAAAAGTCCCCTGCTGTTCGTGAATATAATGACCACCGACCCTGCCGGGATCAGCGGCCTGAATGAAAAGATATCCTCCGAGTCTGTTACATTCACATGCCAGGGGAATACCTGGTTTGTGAATACGGCGGAGGGAAAAAAATATTCGGCAGCAGGCGCCGTTACCGATGCCCTGGTCTATTCGGCGGTTACAGAAGGTTTCCGGGCGGTGCGCGTTACCTCCGTATCACGAAACGGGGCGGCGGTTTTTTCATCGGATAAGCCGGTCAGCATCGATTTCCATGACGGCACGGCAAAATCCCTCCAATATTCGGCGTTTGATAAAACACAGGTTGCTCTGCAGGCTGCCTCCAAGCCTCTTTCCGTGACTTTGAATGGGAGTAAGTTCGATGCCTGGAAATGGGACAGGAAAAACGGCCTCACCGTAACGCTGGAAGCGGGAGAAGGGGTCCTGGTTATAAAGTAAATCGACCTTTTTTCTTGGGCATTCTCCAATACATTATGTAAATGATGTAACTTAAAGTGATAGATGCCGAAACGGTTGCTAAAAGATGCGCTGCGCTTTCATCGTTCCCGCGAAGCGGCAACAAGTTCGGCATGACGTGGTCATCCTGAACTCGTTTCAGTATCTAATAGGGCAAAAATTATGAGGATTTATGGTGGAAAATATGCGGATTCATTTCTTCTATCACGCATCATTCG contains:
- a CDS encoding heparinase II/III family protein — its product is MILGKKMLLAAAVVLGFCSHVFAGPVLTPFTYSEQFESGSVGAWSSYPPAQDTAYDPTIWVKPNGTGAKALFREITPNYEIDYLFGVRKLLDIYVNRSSVLTFKAYIKSNREIGGVLVRLGFADGAMVERTVPFTSKLVWNDCSLNLAEIITGEEPKKLRAVAFMAVCPSADPENLLRFGLDDVKLNGFREENWEFSSPQVHKLAEWTDFIAASHYRAGETLTISGKTAFQPRAIAVRVNRAFTGDRGGIFIMKPSGDNRWSVDIPLSEKSGLGPGFWRATILTSSKEGETLSTGMVFLVKSPGAPDRNPRLLMGPGDAPKILAKASSGRMKSIWESIQNQASGARARNTMENFKYNLEAYDEIYWLPTYGGYISAIRTPAAYIRSNAVVYGLSGDKEAGDAAARALVQMAKWPSFVHPHILNQGQFTYWPVGQILSDLAIGYDMVSDRFTPEERKIVAQALFSKGVTEVFKEYVRDNRVSSFTSNWIGDVTGGGILCALAIMNEFKDEDLEPYLTGMLLKMGRLIDTGFDRDGDYGEGYSYLNHALENINQAAPALERTFGVAFSEKLANCFRFLPYQIDPRTRQLYDFGDTSERLAGMSNFAYIQAKYHDPLLAWLYNMAPGTRDVDLFLADSIVQAKGPDELPKTVLFRDTGTAIFRSGFSHEDFSFVFRCGPFYNHQHFDQGGFFLSDKGENFLVEAGRTDYYSDPWYQKLFIQAGGHNCILIDDNPESQRAGDFLKDVPAWKNHAAITDFLVFEGGACASGKLDPLYKGKIGNLRRTVLFLAPQTIVLLDEADSPRDARTIDLRFHAPRKEDIVVEGRDAYVKRPGGTLSIHTVLPSQYRAEVRKRPLSISEFGSENAITMKARGYLQLSADLGKSPLLFVNIMTTDPAGISGLNEKISSESVTFTCQGNTWFVNTAEGKKYSAAGAVTDALVYSAVTEGFRAVRVTSVSRNGAAVFSSDKPVSIDFHDGTAKSLQYSAFDKTQVALQAASKPLSVTLNGSKFDAWKWDRKNGLTVTLEAGEGVLVIK